In the genome of Candidatus Rokuibacteriota bacterium, one region contains:
- a CDS encoding response regulator transcription factor, giving the protein MTTAPAPLVVVVDDDPSVRRSLARLVSTAGYAVEALASAREFLARPQTDGPACLVLDVRMPGLTGLELQEALAVAGRQVSIIFITGYGDIRASVTAMKGGAVDFLTKPVNARELLCAVERGVTRASQARREQGKARDLRDRIRTLTPREAEVFALVVTGMLNKQIAAQLGIGEKTVKVHRARVMAKMRAGSLAELVQLAGQAGVIAATR; this is encoded by the coding sequence ATGACGACAGCGCCGGCGCCGCTCGTGGTCGTCGTGGACGATGATCCGTCCGTCCGGAGGAGTCTGGCGCGGCTGGTGAGCACTGCCGGGTATGCCGTCGAGGCTCTTGCGTCGGCCCGCGAGTTCCTCGCGCGCCCCCAGACCGACGGCCCGGCCTGCCTTGTCCTCGACGTCCGCATGCCCGGTCTGACGGGGCTCGAGTTGCAGGAGGCGCTGGCGGTCGCGGGGCGTCAGGTGTCCATCATCTTCATCACGGGCTACGGCGACATCCGGGCGAGCGTCACCGCGATGAAGGGCGGGGCCGTCGATTTCCTCACCAAGCCCGTGAACGCCCGGGAGCTCCTCTGCGCCGTCGAACGAGGGGTGACCCGGGCCAGCCAGGCGCGGCGGGAGCAGGGCAAAGCCCGGGATCTCCGGGACCGCATCCGGACCTTGACCCCTCGGGAGGCGGAGGTGTTTGCCCTGGTCGTGACCGGGATGCTGAACAAGCAGATCGCGGCCCAGCTCGGCATCGGTGAGAAGACGGTCAAGGTGCATCGGGCCCGAGTCATGGCGAAGATGCGGGCCGGCTCGCTGGCCGAGCTGGTCCAGCTCGCGGGCCAGGCCGGCGTCATCGCCGCGACGCGCTGA
- a CDS encoding GAF domain-containing protein produces the protein MLALDEQLRFVTLLSEQSAVFSSVSAAEVDRQIEQALRRIVAFLDVDRGSLAEFSPDGTTARITHEWVTEGAERAPSALALGELPWVVAQLRAGELVRFSRREDLPEADAAVDRRTYERLGITSRIEVPLIVEGRVLGALAFSTLGVERAWRDPLVQRLRLLGEVFANILSRRRSEMEALRLRQHLAHIGRVSTMGELTASLAHELSQPLTAILSNAQAAQRLLEADRTDFAELRAILGDIVEDDNRATAVIHRLRGLLKKGDFTISILDLNQLVGEVARLVSGDAIIRDVSIRLELAPGLPPLRGDRVQLQQVLLNLILNGLDAMRDARPGDRTLVLQTARDGPAAVRVAVRDSGIGIAQADLNRIFDAFYTTKPEGLGMGLAIARSIVQEHGGRLRAENNPDGGATFAFTLPVGVDGP, from the coding sequence GTGCTTGCTCTCGACGAGCAGCTGCGCTTCGTGACCCTCCTGTCCGAGCAGTCGGCGGTGTTCAGCAGCGTGTCGGCGGCTGAGGTCGATCGCCAGATCGAGCAGGCGCTTCGCCGCATCGTCGCCTTCCTCGATGTCGATCGGGGCAGTCTGGCCGAGTTCTCGCCCGACGGCACTACGGCCCGGATCACGCACGAATGGGTGACCGAGGGGGCGGAGCGGGCGCCGTCCGCGCTCGCGCTCGGGGAGCTGCCCTGGGTCGTGGCCCAGCTTCGCGCCGGCGAGCTGGTCCGCTTCTCCCGGCGCGAGGACCTCCCGGAAGCGGACGCGGCGGTGGACCGGCGGACGTACGAGAGGTTGGGCATCACGTCGCGGATCGAAGTGCCGCTGATCGTCGAGGGCAGGGTCCTGGGGGCCCTCGCGTTCAGCACCCTCGGCGTCGAGCGCGCCTGGCGGGACCCGCTCGTGCAGCGCCTCCGGCTCCTCGGGGAAGTGTTCGCCAACATCCTGTCCCGTCGGCGGTCGGAGATGGAGGCGCTACGGCTCCGGCAGCACCTCGCCCACATCGGTCGTGTCTCGACGATGGGAGAGCTCACCGCGTCACTCGCTCACGAGCTCAGCCAGCCCCTGACGGCGATCCTGAGCAATGCCCAGGCCGCCCAGCGCCTCCTCGAGGCGGACAGGACGGACTTCGCGGAGCTGCGCGCGATCCTGGGGGACATCGTCGAGGACGACAACCGAGCGACCGCGGTGATCCACCGGCTGCGCGGCTTGCTCAAGAAGGGCGATTTCACGATCTCGATCCTCGACCTGAACCAGCTGGTGGGCGAGGTGGCGCGGCTCGTGAGCGGCGATGCGATCATCCGCGATGTGTCGATCCGTCTCGAGCTGGCCCCCGGGCTCCCGCCCCTGCGGGGCGACCGCGTGCAGCTCCAGCAGGTGCTCCTGAACCTGATCCTCAACGGGCTGGATGCCATGCGAGACGCGCGCCCCGGGGATCGGACGCTCGTCCTCCAGACGGCCAGGGACGGCCCGGCGGCCGTCCGGGTGGCCGTGCGGGACTCCGGGATCGGGATCGCCCAGGCCGACCTGAACCGCATCTTCGACGCCTTCTACACGACCAAGCCGGAAGGGCTCGGCATGGGCCTCGCGATCGCGCGCTCCATCGTCCAGGAGCACGGCGGGCGGCTCCGGGCGGAGAACAACCCGGACGGCGGGGCGACATTCGCCTTCACGTTGCCGGTCGGCGTCGACGGCCCATGA
- a CDS encoding MFS transporter, translated as MTTPRASLTLAPFRVRSFRFQWPADLFTSWASEMEALILGWYVLVHTGSVLLLTVFGSLHFLGTLGAPMFGVLGDRLGGRAMLCVMRAGYAALALILMLLALAGRLTPSQAFAVAAVAGLVRPNDPVMRNALIGDTVPPAHFSGALSLSRTTMDSARVTGALAGAGLFAALGIGPAYAVVVSFYLAGLALTFGVSRGLPVHAPGGPPEGAWGPGRGGGASRPSHWRELQDGLVHIWTTPRLLATMWLAFLVNLTAYPMSHGLLPYVAKHVYQTSEKGLGYLIASFSAGALLGSIAMVVSGGPRRPQRLMVVTILAWYALLLGFGHARTLTTGALLLGFGGFAQSIAVISMATTLLAAARERFRGRVMGVRMLAVYGLPLGLMASGLLIERMGYATTVTLYCAAGLGCTALIAVKWRASLWGA; from the coding sequence GTGACTACTCCCCGAGCATCCCTCACGCTGGCCCCCTTCCGGGTCAGGAGCTTCCGCTTCCAGTGGCCGGCCGATCTCTTCACCTCGTGGGCGTCCGAGATGGAGGCGCTCATCCTGGGCTGGTACGTGCTGGTGCACACGGGCTCGGTGCTCCTGCTCACCGTCTTCGGCTCGCTGCACTTCCTCGGCACGCTCGGCGCGCCGATGTTCGGTGTGCTGGGTGACCGGCTCGGGGGCCGCGCCATGCTCTGCGTCATGCGGGCGGGCTACGCCGCGCTGGCGCTGATCCTGATGCTGCTCGCGCTCGCCGGGCGGCTGACCCCGTCCCAGGCGTTCGCCGTCGCGGCCGTGGCCGGCCTCGTCCGTCCCAACGACCCGGTGATGCGCAACGCCCTGATCGGCGACACCGTGCCGCCAGCTCACTTCTCGGGGGCGCTCAGCCTGTCGCGGACCACGATGGACTCGGCGCGCGTCACCGGGGCGCTCGCCGGCGCGGGGCTCTTCGCCGCCCTGGGCATCGGGCCTGCGTATGCCGTCGTCGTGAGCTTCTACCTCGCGGGCCTGGCCCTGACCTTCGGCGTGTCCCGCGGGCTGCCGGTCCACGCGCCAGGCGGCCCCCCGGAGGGCGCGTGGGGACCCGGGCGCGGGGGGGGCGCGTCCCGTCCGTCGCACTGGCGCGAGCTCCAGGATGGCCTCGTCCACATCTGGACGACCCCGCGCCTGCTGGCCACGATGTGGCTCGCCTTCCTCGTCAACCTGACGGCATACCCCATGTCGCACGGCCTCTTGCCGTACGTCGCGAAGCACGTCTACCAGACCAGCGAGAAGGGGCTGGGGTACCTCATCGCCAGCTTCTCTGCGGGCGCCCTGCTGGGGTCGATCGCGATGGTGGTGTCTGGCGGGCCGCGCCGGCCCCAGCGCCTCATGGTCGTCACGATCCTGGCCTGGTACGCCCTCCTGCTCGGCTTCGGGCACGCCCGGACCCTCACTACCGGCGCCCTCCTGCTCGGCTTCGGCGGGTTCGCGCAAAGCATCGCCGTGATCTCGATGGCCACCACGCTCCTGGCCGCGGCCCGCGAGCGCTTCCGGGGACGAGTGATGGGGGTCCGGATGCTCGCGGTATACGGCCTGCCCCTCGGCCTGATGGCCTCCGGCCTCCTCATCGAGCGAATGGGGTATGCGACCACCGTCACGCTCTACTGCGCAGCCGGGCTCGGCTGCACGGCGCTCATCGCCGTCAAGTGGCGCGCCAGCCTCTGGGGGGCGTGA
- a CDS encoding response regulator: MAHAHHPVPVISIVDDDPSVRRALRRLLRSAGYTVEVFESALEFLDTRPVGRIACLVLDIRMDGMNGFELQERLAAEQAAIPIIFMTAHDDARTRERAERAAPVAYLPKPFDGTVLLEAIQRAVEPA; this comes from the coding sequence ATGGCCCATGCGCACCATCCCGTGCCCGTGATCTCCATCGTCGACGACGATCCCTCGGTCCGACGGGCCCTCCGACGCTTGCTCCGGTCAGCGGGCTACACGGTGGAGGTGTTCGAGTCGGCCCTCGAGTTCCTCGACACGCGCCCCGTGGGTCGCATCGCGTGCCTGGTCCTGGACATCCGCATGGACGGCATGAACGGATTCGAGCTGCAGGAGCGCCTGGCGGCGGAGCAGGCCGCCATCCCGATCATCTTCATGACGGCCCATGACGACGCCCGCACCCGCGAGCGCGCCGAGCGCGCGGCTCCCGTCGCCTACCTGCCCAAACCCTTCGACGGGACCGTCTTGCTCGAGGCGATCCAGAGGGCCGTCGAGCCGGCCTGA
- a CDS encoding cobalamin B12-binding domain-containing protein, translated as MSGGADRRPAKVLVTKIGLDGHDRGSRIVAASLRDAGMEIVYTPPWQEIPTVVKLAVEEDVDVVGISSLASDHLLVPGLVAALRRAGAEDVAVVVGGIVPHEDEAALLAAGVAEVFHPGRPLADIVATIDRLSAGRRTAAARHGGASHG; from the coding sequence GTGAGCGGGGGTGCCGACCGCCGGCCGGCGAAGGTGCTGGTCACGAAGATCGGCCTGGACGGCCACGACCGCGGCAGCCGCATCGTGGCGGCGTCGCTCCGGGACGCCGGCATGGAGATCGTCTATACCCCCCCGTGGCAGGAGATCCCGACCGTCGTCAAGCTGGCCGTCGAGGAGGACGTGGACGTGGTCGGGATCAGCTCACTGGCCTCCGACCACCTGCTGGTGCCGGGGCTGGTGGCGGCTCTGCGCCGGGCCGGGGCCGAGGACGTGGCCGTCGTGGTGGGCGGCATCGTGCCCCACGAGGACGAGGCCGCGCTGCTGGCCGCCGGCGTGGCGGAGGTCTTTCACCCCGGTCGGCCGCTGGCCGACATCGTCGCGACCATCGACCGCCTGAGCGCGGGCCGCCGCACCGCGGCCGCGCGCCATGGAGGAGCCTCCCATGGATAG
- a CDS encoding TetR/AcrR family transcriptional regulator — MTTGTAIRARRSDNREQLVRDRAARLFRQRGYHAASARDIAGAVGMLPGSLYYHFASKEDLLVAVYEEGVRMISEAVTRAAGAERDPWRRLEAACVAHLDTLLGGSDYAQVVIRVRPGDVPGAAQRLIRLRDAYEDIFRGLVAALPLPPGADRRALRLLLLGALNWSQSWYRPDGSSPRVIARRFLGLLRSSLAPRGRP, encoded by the coding sequence ATGACGACAGGCACCGCGATCCGCGCTCGGCGATCCGACAACCGGGAGCAGCTCGTCCGTGACCGGGCGGCGCGGCTGTTCCGCCAGCGTGGCTACCACGCCGCCTCGGCCCGCGACATCGCCGGGGCCGTCGGCATGCTCCCGGGTTCCCTCTACTACCACTTCGCCTCGAAGGAGGATCTGCTGGTGGCCGTGTACGAGGAAGGCGTGCGCATGATCTCCGAGGCCGTCACCAGGGCCGCGGGCGCCGAGCGCGATCCGTGGCGCCGCCTGGAGGCTGCCTGTGTCGCCCACCTCGACACGCTCCTCGGCGGCAGCGACTACGCACAGGTGGTGATCCGGGTCCGGCCGGGCGACGTCCCCGGCGCCGCGCAGCGGCTCATCCGGCTGCGGGACGCCTACGAGGACATCTTCCGCGGCCTGGTGGCTGCCCTGCCGCTGCCGCCGGGCGCGGACCGCCGCGCCCTCCGCCTCCTGCTGCTGGGCGCCCTCAACTGGTCGCAGAGCTGGTACCGTCCCGACGGCAGCTCACCGCGCGTCATCGCGCGCCGCTTCCTCGGCCTGCTCCGGAGCTCGCTCGCGCCCCGGGGGCGGCCGTGA
- a CDS encoding acyl-CoA mutase large subunit family protein: MDSPRPAGPADAFQTAETCWQKEYDARLGAARPVRNRSGIEVKALYTPRDWDGARYLDALGFPGQPPNTRGIYPTMHRGRAWTQRQLIGLGSPEDYNQRLHEILAAGGTAVQLVPCNSVFRGLDADQVDPVLLGTCGVVVNTVEDMEACLRGVPLEGVSVSLNDPSPFTLLAMLLALARRRGVARAAITGTSNQSDYISHFVANHMFFRLSLPGARRILADHVAFATRAVPGWNPVSVVGQHMQQAGATPAQTMAFTLSTAIQYAEDCIVRGLAPDAFLPRMTFFFDISISFFEEVAKFRAGRRLWSRITRERLGACDPRSWRFKFHGQTSGVDLTRQQPLNNVARATVQAMAGIFGGLQSLHTDAYDEAFGTPTAEAARVAVSTQNILREEAHLTDVIDPLGGSYYVERLTDQMEEEIGRTMAQVEAAGGMYAAVESGLVQKLIGESALAFQLQVESGEQTVVGVNAYPVQEASGPRLGQPRPDPTAIDTQLARLRAFKTARSGAAVTTALDALAAAAQDPGQNVFERVVGAAEAGATHGEIVAVLRREMGSGEPLVAV, encoded by the coding sequence ATGGATAGCCCTCGCCCCGCCGGACCCGCAGACGCCTTCCAGACGGCCGAGACCTGCTGGCAGAAGGAGTACGACGCGCGGCTCGGCGCGGCCCGGCCCGTGCGGAACCGCTCCGGCATCGAGGTGAAGGCGCTCTACACCCCGCGCGACTGGGACGGCGCGCGCTACCTCGACGCGCTCGGGTTCCCGGGCCAGCCGCCCAACACCCGCGGCATCTATCCGACGATGCACCGCGGTCGGGCCTGGACGCAGCGCCAGCTCATCGGGCTCGGCAGCCCCGAGGACTACAACCAGCGCCTCCACGAGATCCTGGCGGCAGGGGGGACGGCCGTGCAGCTCGTGCCCTGCAACTCGGTCTTCCGGGGGCTCGACGCCGACCAGGTGGACCCGGTGCTGCTGGGCACCTGCGGGGTCGTGGTGAACACGGTGGAGGACATGGAGGCCTGCCTGCGGGGCGTGCCGCTGGAGGGCGTCTCCGTCTCGCTCAACGACCCGTCTCCCTTCACGCTGCTGGCAATGCTCCTGGCGCTGGCGCGCCGCCGGGGCGTCGCCCGGGCGGCCATCACCGGCACATCCAACCAGAGCGACTACATCTCCCACTTCGTCGCCAACCACATGTTCTTCCGCCTCTCGCTGCCCGGCGCGCGCCGCATCCTCGCGGACCACGTCGCGTTCGCGACGCGGGCCGTCCCGGGCTGGAACCCGGTGTCCGTCGTGGGGCAGCACATGCAGCAGGCCGGGGCCACGCCGGCCCAGACCATGGCGTTCACGCTCTCCACGGCCATCCAGTACGCCGAGGACTGCATCGTCCGCGGGCTCGCGCCCGACGCCTTCCTGCCGCGCATGACGTTCTTCTTCGACATCTCCATCAGCTTCTTCGAGGAAGTCGCGAAGTTCCGCGCCGGGCGACGGCTGTGGAGCCGGATCACCCGCGAGCGGCTGGGCGCCTGCGACCCGCGCTCCTGGCGCTTCAAGTTCCACGGGCAGACCTCGGGCGTGGACCTCACTCGGCAGCAGCCGCTCAACAACGTGGCCCGCGCCACCGTCCAGGCCATGGCCGGGATCTTCGGAGGGCTCCAGTCGCTGCACACGGACGCCTACGACGAGGCCTTCGGGACGCCCACCGCGGAGGCCGCGCGCGTGGCCGTGAGCACGCAGAACATCCTGCGCGAGGAGGCGCACCTCACCGACGTCATCGACCCGCTGGGCGGCTCCTACTACGTGGAGCGGCTCACCGATCAGATGGAGGAGGAGATCGGGCGCACCATGGCCCAGGTGGAGGCGGCCGGGGGCATGTACGCGGCGGTGGAGAGTGGGCTGGTGCAGAAGCTCATCGGCGAGTCGGCGCTGGCCTTCCAGCTCCAGGTGGAGAGCGGGGAGCAGACCGTGGTGGGCGTGAATGCCTACCCGGTGCAGGAGGCGTCGGGACCGCGCCTCGGCCAGCCGCGCCCCGATCCCACGGCCATCGACACGCAGCTGGCGCGCCTGCGCGCCTTCAAGACCGCTCGCTCGGGGGCCGCCGTGACCACGGCGCTGGACGCGCTGGCCGCGGCGGCGCAGGATCCCGGTCAGAACGTCTTCGAGCGCGTCGTGGGCGCGGCCGAGGCCGGCGCCACCCACGGCGAGATCGTGGCGGTGCTGCGCCGCGAGATGGGCTCTGGCGAGCCCCTGGTGGCGGTGTAG
- a CDS encoding C_GCAxxG_C_C family protein yields MLLAVCRHLGIEQDVVPGIATAFGGGIGGTGSVCGALAGAVMAVGLRLGRRDPKERDAKAYGLTQELRRRFETTMGSVDCRQLTGMDLSTREGAKQFYASQVPSTVCMPAVGVAYKNVLELLQAP; encoded by the coding sequence GTGCTGCTGGCCGTGTGCCGGCATCTGGGCATCGAGCAGGACGTCGTCCCCGGCATCGCCACCGCCTTCGGGGGAGGCATCGGTGGCACCGGATCGGTGTGCGGCGCGCTGGCCGGGGCGGTGATGGCGGTCGGCCTCAGGCTCGGCCGCCGGGACCCCAAGGAGCGTGACGCCAAGGCCTATGGCCTGACGCAGGAGCTGCGCCGTCGCTTCGAGACCACGATGGGGAGCGTGGACTGCCGGCAGCTCACCGGGATGGACCTGAGCACGCGGGAGGGTGCGAAGCAGTTCTATGCGTCGCAGGTGCCGAGCACGGTGTGCATGCCCGCCGTGGGCGTGGCCTACAAGAACGTGCTGGAGCTGCTGCAAGCGCCCTGA